In Deltaproteobacteria bacterium, the genomic stretch CTTGCCTCCGAGGGGAAAATATGTCAAGATAGATCTTGTCAAAACAGAGTCGCCAGGAGAGATCCGCGTGACGCGGGCGCCGAAGGGGCAAGGCCGTAATGGAAAAGGCTGAAACTCTCAGGCAAAAGGACTGGGACTCTGGAGTCTCCTGGAAAGCTCCAGGCCCGTGGCCTGGACACCGAAGGGGTAAGCCCTCGAAGCAAAGGGGTAATCTCTCAGGTAACAGAGACAGGGGCAGAACGAAAAATTCTGCTCCTATTTTTTTGTAGGGGCAACCCATAGACTTTTCCGAGGAGGGCAGCAGTCATGAATCTCTATGCAGACAGGATCCAAAACCTCGGCACGGAGAACGCCTTCAAGATCGGAGACGACATCCGTCGGTGCGAGCAGCAGGGAATGAAGGTGGTAAAGTTGAATCTCGGGGAACCGGATTTCAACAGTGCCGAAAACATCAACCAAGTCGCCATCGAGAACATCCGGGCGGGAAACTCCCACTACACGGACCCCCAGGGTATCCTTCCCCTGCGCGAGAGTATCTGCCGGCATCTCCTGAAGACCAGGGGTATTACCGTCGATCCCCGTCAGGTGGTAGTCACCACCGGGGCAAAGCCGCCCATCTCCTATACCATGATGACCTATGTGAACCCCGGAGACGAGGTGATCTACCCGAGTCCCGGGTTTCCCATCTACGAATCATGGGTGACCTTCGTGGGTGCCGTGCCCGTTCCACTCCACCTGGAGGAAGACAAGGGGTTTCGCTTCGATGCGGCAGATCTGGAGCGGCTCATCTCACCGAGGACAAAGATCCTGATCATCAACTCCCCTTCAAACCCCACCGGCGGGGTACTGACCGGAGAGGATCTTGCCGGCATTGCGCGGGTCGTCAAGGACCGGGCCGATCCCAACATTCGGATCTACTCCGATGAGGTCTATGAGGATATCATCTTCGACGGAAAGGAGCACGAAAGCATCGTCTCTATTCCGGACATGGCCAACAATACGATTCTTGAGAGCGGCCATTCCAAGTCCTTTGCCATGACCGGTTGGCGCCTGGGATATGCGGTCCTGCCCACCGTGGAAGAGGCCATGGTGTTTCGCCAGCTCAACATCAACCTCATCTCCTGCACGCCCCCGTTCATCCAGGAGGCCGGTAGAGAGGCCCTCGACAATGAAGAAAACAGGAGAATCATCGCGGCCATGGTCGCGGAATTTGAGAAGCGGCGGGATGTAGTGGTGGAGGCACTCAACCGGATCGAGGGTATCCACTGCAACAAGCCTGAGGGGGCCTTCTATGTCTTTCCCAATATCGGCGGTGTCTGCGCGGATCTGGGTATCATCGACGCCTATGAGAAACTCCCCCCGGAGACAAAGAAGAGAACCAGTCCATCCACCATGTTCCAGATGTTTGCCCTTTACCGCCATGGAGTGGCCACCATGGACCGCCGTTCCTTCGGCGTCGTCGGCAGTGAGGGCAAGCACTACCTCAGGCTCTCCACGGCCACGGACATCGAGTCCCTGAAGGAAGGGGTGAGGAGGATCGAGGCGGCGGCAAAGGACAAGAAGGGGTTCGAGGGGTTCATCAAAGAGGGAGAACACCTGTTTTGAATCCCCTCGAGGTGGATCCGACGCGATCACACCCGGTGTGTAGTGCGGGAAAAAAACACGGTGACCCGAAAGCATTGGGCAAGAATCGGCAGGCCGGCCGGAATAGAGCGGGTCGCCGCATGAGGGCGAAAGGAGGATACCATGACATTGGCATTCGGGCCGAGGCGCGCCGTCTACATCGACATCGGGGAGGAGCTCAAAAAGGCGGCCGAACCTCTATCCAGCGATGAGGCAAACACTTTCGAAGGCTTTGACCTGATCTACCGCTCCCTCTGTGCCATGCTCTACAATTACGTCCCGACTTCCGGACACCCAGGCGGATCGATATCCTCGGGTAGATTCGTAAGCGCCATCATCTTCGGCGCGTTGGACTACGACGTATCCGACCCGGACCGGGACGACGGGGACATCATCTCCTACGCCGCCGGTCACAAGGCCTTGGGCCTCTATGCCATGTGGGCCTTGCGCAACGAGGTAGTACGCATGGGAGCCCCCGAACTCCTCCCCAGTGACGAGCGGCTGCAGCTCCGCCTGGAAGACCTCCTCGGCTTCCGGCGAAACCCCATTACAAAGACCCCGCTCTTTCTGAAATACAACGTTAAACCCCTTGACGGCCATCCCACACCGGCAACCCCTTTTCTCCGCCTCTCCACGGGTGCGTCGGGCGTGGGTCTGGCAAGTTCCCTGGGACTGGCCTTCGGGGCTCTCGACTACTACGGCGAAGATGCACCCCGCGTCCACATTGTCGAGGGTGAAGGGGGGATGACGCCCGGGCGGGTAAGCGAGGCCATGGCCGCTGCAGGGACGGCTTCCCTGGGCAATGCCATCCTCCACGTGGATTGGAATCAGGCTTCAATCGATTCGAACCGAGTCTGCCGCGAGGGAGATGCACCTGGTGACTATGTCCAGTGGAATCCCATGGAGTTCGCCTACCTCCACGACTGGAACACTATTTTCGTTCCCGACGGAAAGGACTTCCGGCAGATCTTCCTCGCTCAGCAGAAGGCGGCCACCATCGGCAACGGACAACCTACGGCGATTATCTACCGGACAACCAAGGGCTGGAAATACGGCATCGAGGGAAGGAAGTCCCATGGAGCCGGACACAATCTCTGTACCGAGGGCTTCTACGAGGCTCTCCAGCCTTTTCTCGATGCCACGGGTTCGACGGTTCCCCGGTGTGAACCGGGCAAACAACGCTGCGATGGCGGGACGAGGGCTGCCGTCGTAGAGGAGTGTTTCTGGGAGGCCTTGACGACCATAAGAAAGGCTCTGGATGGTAACCGGCAGGTGGTGGAGGACCTCGCCGGAAGGCTGCGCGACGCCAGAGATCGCCTCGACAGGCGCAAGCGCAGAGCCCGCCCCGATGCCCCTGACGTCGAAGCCGTATTCGAAACAGCGGCAAGAGAGGGTTCCGCCGTCCCCGGCGAGGTCGCCCTCTCCCCCGGGAAGACAACGACCCTCAGAGGCCAGTTGGGCCGTGTTCTCGGCTATTACAACAGGGCCAGCAAGGGGGCCATCTTCGCCGCAGCAGCGGACCTGCTCGGCTCCACAAGCGTCAACACCATAGGCGAGGACTTTCCTGAGGGGTATTACAATCGGAAGACCAATCCGGGTTCGCGCCTCCTGGCGATAGGCGGCATCTGCGAGGATGCCATCACAGGCACCCTGAGCGGCCTATCCGCCTTTGGACGGCACATCGGTGTGGGTTCCTCCTACGCCGCCTTCATCGCTCCCCTGGGCCACATCTCGGCCCGCCTTCACGCCATCGGCAACCAGGCACGACAGGCCATCGTGAAGGAACCCTACCGGCCTTTTGTGATGATCTGTGCCCATGCCGGTGTCAAAACAGGGGAGGACGGACCTACCCACGCCGACCCCCAGGCTCTCCAGCTTCTCCAGGAAGACTTTCCCCTGGGCACGATGATTACTCTCACTCCCTGGGATCCCCAGGAGATCTGGCCTCTCGTCTCTGCCGCTCTTGACAGGCGTCCCGCGGTGATCGCACCCTTTGTCACGCGGCCGACCGAAGAGGTACTCGACCGGGAGGGACTGGGATTGGCTCCAGCAAGGGAGGCAAAATCCGGGATCTACCTCCTCCGAGGCGCCAGGGCAAAGCCGGAGGGGACCGTGGTGCTTCAGGGAAGCGAAGTCGCCTATGCTTTCATCCAAGAGGCCCTTCCACTGATAGAAAAGGAGGGAATCGACCTGGACGTCTACTATGTGGCAAGCGCCGAGCTCTTTGCCCTCTTGCCCCCCTCGGACCAGGAATCCCTGTTCCCCAGGGCACGCTCCGAGGAGGCCATGGGGATCACCGGCTTTACCCTCCCCACCATGTATCGGTGGATCCGCTCTGACTGGGGCCGCAAGATGACACTCCATCCCTTCCAAAAGGGCCATTACCTTGGAAGCGGGAAGGCCGACAAGGTCCTGGCAGAAGCAGGGCTCGATGGGGAGAGCCAGTTCAAGGCCATCCGCCGGTATGTGAAGGAGCGCCCCTAGGAGAGGCCGGCGCAAGGAGAGGAGGGGGCGGTAATGTCCCGAAGAGAGGTCTATCTGGCCAGCTATCCCCTGGTCCCGTACGGGGAGGCGTTGAACCTCCAGAGGCGTGTGGTATCGGCGAAAATCGAAAGGGGATTCCCGGACACGCTGATTCTGCTGGAGCATCCTCCCGTCATCACACTGGGGCGCCGGGCCAGGGAGGAGAACATAAGGGCATCTCAGGAGGTACTCCAGGCAGAAGGGATAGAGGTCTTCCACGTGGAGAGAGGGGGAGACGTGACCTACCATGGACCGGGACAGCTCGTGGGTTACCCCGTCTTCTCTCTGAAGCACTACGGAAAAGACATCCCCGGCTTTGTCTTCTCCATAGAAGAGGCGCTCATACGGCTCTGTCACGACCTGGGGATTCCGGCTCTTCGGAGATCTCTCAACCGGGGAGTCTGGGTGGGAAACAAGAAGATAGCCTCTGTGGGTCTCGCCATAAGGAGGTGGATATCCTTCCACGGGTTCGCCTTCAACCAGGCCCCCAACATGGCCCATTTCAAACTCATCAACCCCTGCGGGCTCTCCGCCGTAGAAATGACCTCCGCGGAAGAGATTCTCGGGGAGGCGATCGATTCGGGCCTCCTGCGCAGGCAGGTCTGCAGGCACTTTGAGGACGTCTTCCAGGTCAGCTTCGTGGAGGTCGATCTCGGGGACGAGCTCGACACCCGGCCCGTGAGAGAAGGTCTTGAAGGTGAACCGACGCCCTTTTGGTAAGTCAAGGAAACAGGGCCCAGGCAGCCCCATCGATTCGGGCTCGTCACGTGCGGTGTCCCGGCCGAGGGTCTGGCAGAGAAAGTACGGAAGGAGGAGTCTATGAGCATTCCCAAAGATCTCAAATACACCAAGGAACATGAGTGGGCGAGGGTCGAAGGCGACCTTGTAACCGTGGGCATCACGGACTACGCCCAGCACAAACTCGGGGATATCGTCTATGTGGAGCTGCCCTCTGTCGACTCCGAGGTAACCGCTTCGGAACCCTTTGGTACCATTGAGTCGGTCAAGGCGGCCTCAGACCTCTACTCACCGGTCTCGGGAAAGGTGGTGGAGATCCATGAGGAACTCATGGATGACCCCAAGCCCATCAATCAAGACCCTTACGGAGAAGGATGGATGATCCGGGTCGAGGGCTCTGGCGGGCTCGACGGGCTTCTCGACCCGGACGCCTATGAGAAGTGGGTCGAGGAAGAGGAGAGCCAGTAGCCGGCCCGATACCGCGGAAGGATTGGGGGAGGAGTCATGCGCTACATACCGAATACCGAAGAGGTTTGCCGGGAGATGCTGAGCACCATAGGGGTCGATTCAGTGGGAGACCTCTTCTCAGACATTCCACGGGAGCTGCTGCTCCAAGAGCCTCTGAATATCCCCGGCCCTCTGTCCGAGATGGACCTGTACGAACACCTGAAGGGGCTCGCCGGACAGAACACCGACGCCGATGAGGCGACCTACTTTCTCGGGGCCGGTGCTTACTTTCATTGGATTCCCTCTGTGGTGTCACACCTTGCCGGCCGTTCCGAATTCTACACGGCCTATACCCCCTATCAGCCTGAGGTCAGCCAGGGAACCCTCCAGGCCATCTTCGAATTCCAGACCTACGTGGCTCTGCTCACGGACATGGAAGTGGCAAACGCCTCCATGTACGACGGGGCCTCTGCGCTTGCCGAGGCCGTCCTCATGGCCATGCGGATCAAGACGGACCGGAAGGAGATCCTCATCGCGTCGACGGTCCACCCCGAATATCGAGAAGTAGTCAAGACTTACCTCCTGGCCCAAGATGTCCGAATCAGAGAGATCCCATTCACGGGCGATTTCCAAACCGATTGGAAAACCGCAGAGGAGGAGATCTCGAAGAGGACCTGCTGCCTGGTGGTTCAGAACCCCAACTTCTTCGGGGTCGCGGAGGATCCAAAGGCTCTCGGACGGATCTTCGATCGGCTTCACGATGCAGGGGGGTTGGCCATCGCCACGGTGGTCGAGCCCATCTCTCTCGGGATTCTGTTACCACCCGGCAGGTACGGCGCTGACATCGTGGTGGGGGAAGGTCAATCCCTGGGGAATCCCGTCTCGTTCGGCGGCCCCTTCCTCGGGATCTTTGCGACCAGGAAGGGCTTTGTCAGGAAAATGCCCGGGCGACTGGTCGGTGAGACGACCGACAGCAGGGGAGAAAGAGGATACGTCCTCACCCTGGCAACCAGGGAGCAACACATCAGGCGAGAAAAGGCAACATCGAACATCTGCACGAATCAGTCCCTCAACGCCCTGAGAGCGAGCATCTACCTCTCTGTCCTTGGGAAAAAGGGACTCCGGGAGGTGGCACGGATCAACATGAGGAATGCAGACTACACGAGGGAGAGGATCGCCGAGATTCCGGGCTATACAACCCAGCGGGTCCCCATATTCAACGAGTTCGTGGTGAGATGCAAGAAGCCCGTCCCGGAGATCCACGAGGCCCTCCTGGCAGAGGGGATCGTGGGAGGATTGGACCTCGCCAGGTTTTCCCAGGAATTAGAGAACCACATGCTTGTCTGCGTGACCGAAACCAACCGCCTGAAAGACATTGACCGGATGTGCAGGATCCTCAGGGCCGTCGGATGAATCCGCCGGGCACGCCTCCAGGGCTCGCGGTCTGTGCCATGGAGGGACAAGGAGGCCATCATGTCACGAGAAACCCCAGGCACCCAAGGCCTGGTTCTGAACGAGCCGCTTGTCTTCGAACAGTCGGTCCCAGGACGAAGGGCTTACTCTCTGCCTGAGACGGGTGTTCCAGAAAAATCCCTGGAGGATATTATCCCGGCCGACTTCCTCCGCCAGGAGGTCGAGGGCCTCCCAGAGGTGAGTGAGGTGGATGTGGTCCGCCACTATACGCGCCTCTCCCAGTGGAACTACGGTATCGACTTGGGGTTCTACCCTCTCGGATCGTGTACCATGAAGTACAACCCGAAGATCAATGAAGACCTTGCAGGTCTTCCGGGGCTTTGCCAGGTCCACCCCTACCAGGGGGAGAGACTCTCCCAGGGGATCCTTCGGCTCATGTACGAACTCCAGCAGATGCTTGCCGAGATAGTGGGACTCAAGGGCGTCTCATTGCAGCCATCGGCGGGAGCCCACGGGGAGCTGACCGGTATGCTCATGATCCGGGCCTTTCACGCTGAAAGAGGGGCTCCCAGGAAAAAGGTGATCATCCCGGATTCGGCTCATGGTACCAATCCGGCGAGTTCGGCCCTCTGCAACTACCAACCGGTGTCTCTGAAATCGGACGAACGAGGATTGATCAGCTCCGAAGCCCTCGCAGCCGCCATGGATCAGGAGGTGGCTGCCCTCATGTTGACCAACCCCAATACACTGGGGCTCTTTGAACGGGACATCGTCAAACTCGCCCGGATCGTCCACTCCAAGGGCGGGTTGGTCTACTGCGACGGGGCTAACCTGAATGCTCTGGTGGGCATTACACGATTCGGAGACATGGGAGTCGACGTGGTTCACATCAATCTGCACAAGACCTTTTCTACCCCCCACGGTGGGGGTGGCCCCGGAGCCGGACCGATTGCCGTAAACGAAAACCTCATCCCCTATCTCCCCGTACCGACCGTGGAAAAAGAGGCGGACCGCTATGTTCTCTGCTACGACCATCCGAAGTCTATCGGAAGGGTGCGCGCCTTTTACGGAAGCCTGGGTGTTCTCCTTCGGGCGTACGCCTATATACTCAGCATGGGACCAGAAGGGGTGAGGCGGGCGAGCGAGGTGGCCGTCATCAATGCCAACTACATCCGGGCCAAGCTTAAGAAGAGCTATCACCTCCCCTATGACCGGATCTGTAAACACGAATGCGTCTTTTCGGACAGACTCCAAAACCTCCATGGGGTCCAGACCGTCCATATTGCCAAACGCCTGATGGACTACGGATTCCATCCCCCCACGATCTACTTCCCCCTGATCGTACGTGGCGCCCTGATGATAGAGCCTACCGAAACCGAGAGCAAGGAAACCCTGGACAGGTTTGTCTCGGCCATGGAGGCGATCGCCCGGGAGTCGCAAGAAGACCCGGACCTTGTGCTTCAGGCTCCACATAAGACCAAGGCTGCAAGGCTCGACGAGACCCAAGCGGCCCGGTCTCCCCACCTTACCTGGACCGATGTGGGATAGCAGGATGAGATCCTCCAAGGCCACTCTGATCCTCTGGATGAGATCCGAAGGAGACTCCGAAGCCGAACAGATGGTTTCAGGGGCGAAAAGAGCCAATGTCCTAGACCATGTGGAAAAAGCCTGCCATGTGGAGGAGATCGGCTCGATCATCTTGGTTACCAACTGCCCTATCATGGAGAAGAGCCTCAAGGACTACCCGGTGATCCTGGAAAGAGTGTCCCCTCAAGAGATGGTTCCCTTCGGCGAGAGGCTCGGCCGGATCATCAGAAAACACCGAGTCGAGGCCCTCTTCTATGTGGGGGGAGGGAGCGGGGTCTTCATGGAGGCCGAAGACATGGCCCGAATGGCACGGGCGGTCCTCGCCTCTCCGGACATGCTTCTGGTCAATAACTTCTTTTCCACAGACTTTGCCGCTCTCGGCAGGGACGTGGCACTCGGGACCCTGGGGCGTTGCCGCAAAGACAACCATCTGGGAATGGTCCTGGGACGAGATCAGGGGGTAAAGACCAGGGTACTGCCCCCGAGCCTCATGGCCCGTTTCGACATCGACACTCCCACCGATCTTATGATGCTCAAGACCCACCCGCCAC encodes the following:
- a CDS encoding pyridoxal phosphate-dependent aminotransferase, whose product is MNLYADRIQNLGTENAFKIGDDIRRCEQQGMKVVKLNLGEPDFNSAENINQVAIENIRAGNSHYTDPQGILPLRESICRHLLKTRGITVDPRQVVVTTGAKPPISYTMMTYVNPGDEVIYPSPGFPIYESWVTFVGAVPVPLHLEEDKGFRFDAADLERLISPRTKILIINSPSNPTGGVLTGEDLAGIARVVKDRADPNIRIYSDEVYEDIIFDGKEHESIVSIPDMANNTILESGHSKSFAMTGWRLGYAVLPTVEEAMVFRQLNINLISCTPPFIQEAGREALDNEENRRIIAAMVAEFEKRRDVVVEALNRIEGIHCNKPEGAFYVFPNIGGVCADLGIIDAYEKLPPETKKRTSPSTMFQMFALYRHGVATMDRRSFGVVGSEGKHYLRLSTATDIESLKEGVRRIEAAAKDKKGFEGFIKEGEHLF
- the lipB gene encoding lipoyl(octanoyl) transferase LipB, coding for MSRREVYLASYPLVPYGEALNLQRRVVSAKIERGFPDTLILLEHPPVITLGRRAREENIRASQEVLQAEGIEVFHVERGGDVTYHGPGQLVGYPVFSLKHYGKDIPGFVFSIEEALIRLCHDLGIPALRRSLNRGVWVGNKKIASVGLAIRRWISFHGFAFNQAPNMAHFKLINPCGLSAVEMTSAEEILGEAIDSGLLRRQVCRHFEDVFQVSFVEVDLGDELDTRPVREGLEGEPTPFW
- the gcvH gene encoding glycine cleavage system protein GcvH, producing MSIPKDLKYTKEHEWARVEGDLVTVGITDYAQHKLGDIVYVELPSVDSEVTASEPFGTIESVKAASDLYSPVSGKVVEIHEELMDDPKPINQDPYGEGWMIRVEGSGGLDGLLDPDAYEKWVEEEESQ
- the gcvPA gene encoding aminomethyl-transferring glycine dehydrogenase subunit GcvPA, whose translation is MRYIPNTEEVCREMLSTIGVDSVGDLFSDIPRELLLQEPLNIPGPLSEMDLYEHLKGLAGQNTDADEATYFLGAGAYFHWIPSVVSHLAGRSEFYTAYTPYQPEVSQGTLQAIFEFQTYVALLTDMEVANASMYDGASALAEAVLMAMRIKTDRKEILIASTVHPEYREVVKTYLLAQDVRIREIPFTGDFQTDWKTAEEEISKRTCCLVVQNPNFFGVAEDPKALGRIFDRLHDAGGLAIATVVEPISLGILLPPGRYGADIVVGEGQSLGNPVSFGGPFLGIFATRKGFVRKMPGRLVGETTDSRGERGYVLTLATREQHIRREKATSNICTNQSLNALRASIYLSVLGKKGLREVARINMRNADYTRERIAEIPGYTTQRVPIFNEFVVRCKKPVPEIHEALLAEGIVGGLDLARFSQELENHMLVCVTETNRLKDIDRMCRILRAVG
- the gcvPB gene encoding aminomethyl-transferring glycine dehydrogenase subunit GcvPB codes for the protein MSRETPGTQGLVLNEPLVFEQSVPGRRAYSLPETGVPEKSLEDIIPADFLRQEVEGLPEVSEVDVVRHYTRLSQWNYGIDLGFYPLGSCTMKYNPKINEDLAGLPGLCQVHPYQGERLSQGILRLMYELQQMLAEIVGLKGVSLQPSAGAHGELTGMLMIRAFHAERGAPRKKVIIPDSAHGTNPASSALCNYQPVSLKSDERGLISSEALAAAMDQEVAALMLTNPNTLGLFERDIVKLARIVHSKGGLVYCDGANLNALVGITRFGDMGVDVVHINLHKTFSTPHGGGGPGAGPIAVNENLIPYLPVPTVEKEADRYVLCYDHPKSIGRVRAFYGSLGVLLRAYAYILSMGPEGVRRASEVAVINANYIRAKLKKSYHLPYDRICKHECVFSDRLQNLHGVQTVHIAKRLMDYGFHPPTIYFPLIVRGALMIEPTETESKETLDRFVSAMEAIARESQEDPDLVLQAPHKTKAARLDETQAARSPHLTWTDVG